The Struthio camelus isolate bStrCam1 chromosome 5, bStrCam1.hap1, whole genome shotgun sequence genome has a segment encoding these proteins:
- the EXD2 gene encoding exonuclease 3'-5' domain-containing protein 2 isoform X1: MPKQAAVAVTLAALLGVAVGGLALWRAAQRRRGKSCCSSQRGEAIRNPGDEELTEAEDKEVLSFFGSPTLSRVERILGADIVIVSEQEEWRRVEPLLRKELGKWPVLGIDCEWVSVEGKANPVSLLQMASSSGLCVLIRLPRLVANGQTIPKTLLNIMADSTVLKVGVGCWEDACKLLQDYGFPVKGNVDLRYLAMRQRKDLLHNCLSLKALAEKVLNCPLDKSPHVRCSNWEAEELTQDQVLYAAKDAQVSVALFLHLLGFACLPATSEGENSVAAWEKVLRRCQGLVDIPFRGRRSSSTGDEKSGEAGSPQKTKNRKSAMSSQPSGSQQVRDPRRQKRKPLGVGYSARKSPLYDNCFLHAPDGQPLCTCDRKKAQWYLDKGIGELVSTDPFVVKLQFEPSGRPESQVDYYLTVKENLCVVCGKRESYIRKNIVPHEYRRHFPIQMKDHNSHDVLLLCTSCHAVSNYYDNHLKQQLAEEFGAPIGSEEGVRLLEDPLRRQVRSGARALLNADSLPDPRRAELLQGIKDFFNTEAVTPEMLQEAAGLETRICNESYIPHGLKVVQCFAKGGLRSLMQLERRWRQHFLDSMQPKYLPEQWSVDHNHGKLIRKYGEDLQIELS, translated from the exons ATGCCCAAgcaggcggcggtggcggtgacGCTGGCCGCCCTGCTGGGGGTTGCGGTGGGTGGCCTGGCCTTGTGGAGGGCAGCTCAGCGGCGGAGAGGAAAATCGTGCTGTAGCAGCCAGCGAGGAGAAGCGATCAGAAACCCGGGAGATGAGGAACTGACTGAGGCCGAGGATAAGGAGGTGCTTTCCTTCTTCGGATCTCCCACCTTGTCCCGGGTGGAGAGGATCCTTGGTGCGGACATAGTGATAGTTTCAGAGCAGGAGGAGTGGCGGCGTGTTGAACCGTtgctgaggaaagagctggggaaGTGGCCGGTGCTTGGAATTGACTGTGAATGG gtatctgtggaaggaaaagcaaatccTGTATCCCTCCTACAGATGGCTTCTTCCAGCGGTCTTTGCGTTCTTATTCGGTTGCCCAGGCTTGTTGCCAATGGACAGACTATCCCAAAGACTCTACTGAACATCATGGCAGATAGTACTGTTCTGAAAGTTGGGGTAGGATGCTGGGAAGATGCTTGCAAGTTACTTCAGGATTACGGCTTTCCAGTCAAAGGGAATGTGGATCTACGCTATTTAGCTATGAGACAGCG GAAGGATCTACTTCACAACTGCCTTAGCCTTAAGGCTTTAGCTGAAAAAGTCCTGAACTGCCCACTTGACAAGTCTCCTCATGTGCGTTGCAGCAACTGGGAGGCAGAAGAACTGACACAAGATCAG gtcCTCTATGCTGCTAAGGATGCCCAGGTCTCGGTGGCTCTGTTCCTCCATTTGCTGGGATTTGCCTGCCTCCCTGCTACATCTGAAGGTGAAAACTCTGTTGCTGCTTGGGAAAAAGTACTGCGTAGGTGCCAGGGGTTAGTGGATATTCCATTTCGAggaagaaggagcagcagcacaggagaTGAGAAGAGTGGAGAGGCAGGCTCCCCGCAGAAAACAAAGAATCGGAAATCTGCCATGAGCAGCCAGCCCTCTGGCAGTCAGCAAGTGAGGGATCCTCGAAGGCAGAAGCGAAAGCCTCTGGGTGTGGGATATTCTGCAAG AAAATCTCCGCTGTATGACAACTGCTTCCTGCATGCACCAGATGGACAGCCTCTGTGCACTTGTGATCGCAAGAAGGCTCAGTGGTATTTGGACAAGGGGATTGGAG AGCTGGTTAGCACAGACCCGTTTGTTGTGAAGCTGCAGTTTGAGCCTTCAGGACGTCCTGAGTCTCAAGTTGATTATTATCTGACCGTCAAGGAGAACCTGTGTGTTGTATGTGGCAAGCGAGAGTCCTATATCCG gaagaacaTTGTTCCTCACGAATACCGGAGACACTTTCCCATCCAGATGAAGGACCACAACTCCCATGATGTGCTCCTGCTCTGCACGTCCTGCCATGCTGTCTCCAATTACTATGACAACcatctgaagcagcagctggctgAAGAGTTTGGTGCCCCCATTGGCTCTGAAGAAGGAGTGCGTCTGCTGGAGGACCCTCTGCGCAGGCAGGTGCGCTCAGGAGCTCGAGCCCTGCTGAATGCAGACAGCCTGCCTGACCCCCGAAGGGCAGAACTTCTGCAAGGCATTAAGGACTTCTTTAACACGGAGGCAGTGACCCCAGAGATGCTCCAGGAAGCAGCTGGTCTGGAAACCAG GATTTGCAATGAGAGCTATATACCACATGGGCTGAAGGTGGTGCAGTGTTTTGCTAAAGGAGGCCTGCGCTCTCTCATGCAGTTGGAAAGACGCTGGCGGCAGCATTTCTTGGACAGCATGCAGCCCAAGTACCTACCAGAGCAGTGGTCAGTGGACCATAACCAC
- the EXD2 gene encoding exonuclease 3'-5' domain-containing protein 2 isoform X2 produces the protein MPKQAAVAVTLAALLGVAVGGLALWRAAQRRRGKSCCSSQRGEAIRNPGDEELTEAEDKEVLSFFGSPTLSRVERILGADIVIVSEQEEWRRVEPLLRKELGKWPVLGIDCEWVSVEGKANPVSLLQMASSSGLCVLIRLPRLVANGQTIPKTLLNIMADSTVLKVGVGCWEDACKLLQDYGFPVKGNVDLRYLAMRQRKDLLHNCLSLKALAEKVLNCPLDKSPHVRCSNWEAEELTQDQVLYAAKDAQVSVALFLHLLGFACLPATSEGENSVAAWEKVLRRCQGLVDIPFRGRRSSSTGDEKSGEAGSPQKTKNRKSAMSSQPSGSQQVRDPRRQKRKPLGVGYSARKSPLYDNCFLHAPDGQPLCTCDRKKAQWYLDKGIGELVSTDPFVVKLQFEPSGRPESQVDYYLTVKENLCVVCGKRESYIRKNIVPHEYRRHFPIQMKDHNSHDVLLLCTSCHAVSNYYDNHLKQQLAEEFGAPIGSEEGVRLLEDPLRRQVRSGARALLNADSLPDPRRAELLQGIKDFFNTEAVTPEMLQEAAGLETSWKDAGGSISWTACSPSTYQSSGQWTITTGS, from the exons ATGCCCAAgcaggcggcggtggcggtgacGCTGGCCGCCCTGCTGGGGGTTGCGGTGGGTGGCCTGGCCTTGTGGAGGGCAGCTCAGCGGCGGAGAGGAAAATCGTGCTGTAGCAGCCAGCGAGGAGAAGCGATCAGAAACCCGGGAGATGAGGAACTGACTGAGGCCGAGGATAAGGAGGTGCTTTCCTTCTTCGGATCTCCCACCTTGTCCCGGGTGGAGAGGATCCTTGGTGCGGACATAGTGATAGTTTCAGAGCAGGAGGAGTGGCGGCGTGTTGAACCGTtgctgaggaaagagctggggaaGTGGCCGGTGCTTGGAATTGACTGTGAATGG gtatctgtggaaggaaaagcaaatccTGTATCCCTCCTACAGATGGCTTCTTCCAGCGGTCTTTGCGTTCTTATTCGGTTGCCCAGGCTTGTTGCCAATGGACAGACTATCCCAAAGACTCTACTGAACATCATGGCAGATAGTACTGTTCTGAAAGTTGGGGTAGGATGCTGGGAAGATGCTTGCAAGTTACTTCAGGATTACGGCTTTCCAGTCAAAGGGAATGTGGATCTACGCTATTTAGCTATGAGACAGCG GAAGGATCTACTTCACAACTGCCTTAGCCTTAAGGCTTTAGCTGAAAAAGTCCTGAACTGCCCACTTGACAAGTCTCCTCATGTGCGTTGCAGCAACTGGGAGGCAGAAGAACTGACACAAGATCAG gtcCTCTATGCTGCTAAGGATGCCCAGGTCTCGGTGGCTCTGTTCCTCCATTTGCTGGGATTTGCCTGCCTCCCTGCTACATCTGAAGGTGAAAACTCTGTTGCTGCTTGGGAAAAAGTACTGCGTAGGTGCCAGGGGTTAGTGGATATTCCATTTCGAggaagaaggagcagcagcacaggagaTGAGAAGAGTGGAGAGGCAGGCTCCCCGCAGAAAACAAAGAATCGGAAATCTGCCATGAGCAGCCAGCCCTCTGGCAGTCAGCAAGTGAGGGATCCTCGAAGGCAGAAGCGAAAGCCTCTGGGTGTGGGATATTCTGCAAG AAAATCTCCGCTGTATGACAACTGCTTCCTGCATGCACCAGATGGACAGCCTCTGTGCACTTGTGATCGCAAGAAGGCTCAGTGGTATTTGGACAAGGGGATTGGAG AGCTGGTTAGCACAGACCCGTTTGTTGTGAAGCTGCAGTTTGAGCCTTCAGGACGTCCTGAGTCTCAAGTTGATTATTATCTGACCGTCAAGGAGAACCTGTGTGTTGTATGTGGCAAGCGAGAGTCCTATATCCG gaagaacaTTGTTCCTCACGAATACCGGAGACACTTTCCCATCCAGATGAAGGACCACAACTCCCATGATGTGCTCCTGCTCTGCACGTCCTGCCATGCTGTCTCCAATTACTATGACAACcatctgaagcagcagctggctgAAGAGTTTGGTGCCCCCATTGGCTCTGAAGAAGGAGTGCGTCTGCTGGAGGACCCTCTGCGCAGGCAGGTGCGCTCAGGAGCTCGAGCCCTGCTGAATGCAGACAGCCTGCCTGACCCCCGAAGGGCAGAACTTCTGCAAGGCATTAAGGACTTCTTTAACACGGAGGCAGTGACCCCAGAGATGCTCCAGGAAGCAGCTGGTCTGGAAACCAG TTGGAAAGACGCTGGCGGCAGCATTTCTTGGACAGCATGCAGCCCAAGTACCTACCAGAGCAGTGGTCAGTGGACCATAACCAC